A section of the Chlorocebus sabaeus isolate Y175 chromosome 17, mChlSab1.0.hap1, whole genome shotgun sequence genome encodes:
- the LOC103221445 gene encoding LOW QUALITY PROTEIN: uncharacterized protein LINC03040 (The sequence of the model RefSeq protein was modified relative to this genomic sequence to represent the inferred CDS: inserted 2 bases in 2 codons), with product MMPLAEAGALAQGGGPSVMEWACILRRPPLCPLWPKLLRKEGVDEGSFHQKTPRHKQPTSLMVRASRRSGETSAVLKAGRESVSGRKNGTSKGASSLRGERGHPLHPRRGKAVHLRTRGRARGWVKTLAWVRRTRGLAERAAAAGGDAGHAPFPPPXGARAPKSPGQVTPRGLRLHLPRRESLLRGLCRPLRPLLGFXESDSAKPASLRLLQHTPRARKNYRIAGARLMRSNYPPPLSSAALSQRAVIRPPLPGPRTLPSPPPTHLAVPRPLTAASCRPPGLPLSPKRAVRPHWGVELGETEAGPSAKPTVLEGLCWKSLGEWVGGRDLFR from the exons ATGATGCCACTGGCAGAAGCAGGCGCCCTGGCCCAAGGAGGAGGCCCTTCAGTGATGGAGTGGGCCTGCATTCTGCGGAGG CCCCCTCTTTGTCCCCTGTGGCCAAAGCTGTTAAGGAAAGAGGGAGTGGATGAGGGTTCTTTTCACCAGAAGACCCCCAGGCACAAGCAGCCCACCTCATTGATGGTCAGAGCATCCAGAAGAAGTGGCGAGACTTCAGCTGTCCTCAAAGCAGGAAGAGAGAGTGTTTCTGGCAGAAAGAACGGCACAAGCAAAG GTGCCTCCAGTTTGAGGGGGGAGAGAGGACACCCCCTCCACCCCAGACGTGGGAAAGCAG TCCACCTGCGCACCAGGGGCAGAGCACGTGGCTGGGTGAAGACGCTGGCCTGGGTACGGAGGACTCGCGGGCTGGCAGAgcgcgcggcggcggcgggaggAGACGCAGGTCACGCCCCCTTCCCGCCGC ACGGGGCGCGCGCGCCGAAGAGCCCGGGACAGGTGACTCCTAGAGGACTGCGTCTGCACCTCCCCCGGCGGGAGTCCCTTCTTCGCGGCCTCTGCCGCCCCCTGCGTCCCCTCCTGGGCT GAGAGTCTGACTCAGCCAAGCCGGCATCGCTTCGCCTCCTACAACACACCCCGAGAGCGAGGAAAAATTACAGGATTGCAGGGGCACGGCTAATGCGCTCTAATTACCCACCGCCGCTGTCATCCGCGGCGCTGAGCCAACGCGCCGTAATTAGGCCGCCGCTCCCCGGTCCCAGAACCCTCCCTTCGCCACCCCCGACCCACCTCGCGGTCCCCAGACCACTGACTGCCGCCTCCTGCCGCCCTCCGGGACTGCCCCTCAGTCCCAAGAGAGCTGTGAGGCCTCATTGGGGGGTAGAACTTGGGGAGACCGAAGCCGGCCCCTCGGCTAAACCTACAGTCCTAGAAGGTCTCTGCTGGAAGAGTCTGGGAGAATGGGTAGGGGGCAGGGACCTATTTCGTTGA